A genomic window from Sphingomonas taxi includes:
- a CDS encoding sigma-54-dependent transcriptional regulator, translated as MTTIDRTPVVALVDDEPDLRAAASQLLKLHGFEVRPFADARSALPELTADFPGILITDVRMPGMSGLELMDAVRGRDADLPVLLLTGHGDIGMAVEAIRNGAWDFLSKPFDPEALVAAAVRAATARGLTLENRRLRALADEQQGETLIGDSLAIRRLRGMIPLLADAPLDLVIEGEVGTGREHFARLVHRAGRRARHRFLVIDCATVPVALVEREVFARNGPIDRAHRGTLFLDHLEAAGPELQNRLAHFAEKRALPLDGRDPHAVDVRIVAALEEGQRDRILPGLFHLLAGVPLRLPPLSERKEDIPMLFAHFAARAAERHRCAVPALADHAMRLAARPWPGNVLELEKAAERICLGLDDGAPSSGEPASLPERLDAFERATIIDAIAAADGEIAAAIQALKLPRKTFYYRVNRLGIDLRAIRRQTRP; from the coding sequence ATGACGACGATCGACAGGACACCGGTCGTCGCGCTGGTCGACGACGAGCCGGATCTCCGCGCGGCGGCGTCGCAATTGCTCAAGCTGCACGGTTTCGAGGTGCGACCGTTCGCCGACGCGCGTAGCGCGTTGCCCGAACTCACCGCCGACTTTCCCGGTATCCTCATCACCGACGTCCGCATGCCGGGCATGTCGGGGCTGGAATTGATGGACGCGGTGCGTGGCCGCGACGCCGACCTGCCGGTGCTGCTGCTCACCGGTCATGGCGACATCGGCATGGCGGTGGAGGCGATCAGGAACGGCGCATGGGACTTCCTGTCCAAGCCGTTCGATCCCGAGGCGCTGGTCGCCGCGGCGGTGCGCGCCGCGACCGCACGCGGGCTGACGCTGGAGAACCGGCGGCTGCGCGCGCTCGCCGACGAACAGCAGGGCGAGACGCTGATCGGCGACAGCCTCGCGATCCGGCGATTGCGTGGCATGATCCCGCTGCTCGCCGATGCGCCGCTCGATCTGGTGATCGAGGGCGAGGTGGGGACGGGGCGCGAACATTTCGCGCGGCTGGTGCATCGCGCCGGGCGGCGTGCGCGCCATCGCTTCCTCGTCATCGACTGCGCGACGGTGCCGGTGGCGCTGGTCGAGCGCGAAGTGTTCGCGCGCAACGGCCCGATCGACCGTGCGCATCGCGGCACGTTGTTCCTCGACCATCTCGAAGCCGCCGGACCCGAATTGCAGAACCGGCTGGCGCATTTCGCCGAAAAGCGCGCGCTGCCGCTCGACGGCCGCGATCCGCATGCGGTCGACGTGCGGATCGTCGCCGCGCTGGAGGAGGGGCAGCGCGACCGCATCCTGCCCGGCCTGTTCCACCTGCTCGCCGGCGTGCCGCTGCGCCTGCCGCCGCTGTCCGAGCGCAAGGAGGATATTCCAATGCTGTTCGCGCATTTCGCCGCGCGCGCCGCCGAGCGCCATCGCTGCGCGGTGCCGGCATTGGCCGATCACGCGATGCGGCTGGCGGCGCGGCCATGGCCGGGCAACGTGCTCGAACTGGAGAAAGCGGCGGAGCGCATCTGCCTCGGCCTCGACGACGGCGCGCCGAGCAGCGGCGAACCCGCGTCGCTGCCCGAGCGGCTCGACGCATTCGAGCGGGCGACGATCATCGACGCCATCGCCGCTGCGGACGGCGAGATCGCCGCCGCGATCCAGGCGCTCAAATTGCCGCGCAAGACCTTCTATTATCGCGTCAACCGGCTCGGCATCGACCTGCGCGCGATCCGCCGCCAGACCCGTCCGTGA
- a CDS encoding sensor histidine kinase: protein MSLRPLIRGWPWLAGVLLLAIAAAILAGALAQRRTIAQQQIEVTQDARLRAALLDSEIARFRLLPLTLANDRDISAAIAGTGAARPALNRKLEALARVTGAPAIYVVGPDGWSIAASNWRSPRAFVGIDYHSRPYVRQAEARGEGSHFAIGSVSQRPGLYLAARTATGGVTVIKLEFDRIERAWARSGGISFVQDARQRILVTSRPGWRFATVTRATAPAAGTVALVPLGDGRVRIGGAPASYVAQMVPVSQPGWQLVQMRPVDRAVAAARLFAAAAAGASVLALGVIAWAMRQRVLATRRRTAELEAAVAERTADLRREAAERALSDARGAELREALRQANRLASLGQITASVAHETAQPVAAIRTYAETSRMLLDRDEPDEVRANLRTIAQLADRVGVVTAQLRAFSRRQTDELRPVSLAEVIDGALLIVREQLRDAVLDRPAIDPALRVVGGKVRLEQVLVNLVQNALDALAGRAERRITLTLVEEESRVRLRVADTGPGIDPAIAAGLFKPFNTSRAAGLGLGLVIAQDIMTDLGGWLHHLPAPGGAVFEIGMRRA from the coding sequence GTGAGTCTCCGCCCCCTGATCCGCGGCTGGCCCTGGCTGGCGGGCGTGCTGTTGCTCGCGATCGCCGCCGCGATCCTCGCCGGCGCGCTCGCACAACGGCGCACGATCGCGCAGCAGCAGATCGAGGTGACACAGGATGCGCGGCTGCGCGCGGCGCTGCTCGACAGCGAGATCGCCCGTTTCCGGCTGCTGCCGCTCACGCTTGCCAACGATCGCGACATTTCGGCGGCGATCGCCGGCACCGGCGCGGCGCGACCGGCGCTCAACCGCAAGCTGGAGGCGCTGGCCCGCGTCACCGGCGCGCCGGCGATCTACGTGGTCGGCCCGGACGGCTGGTCGATCGCCGCGAGCAACTGGCGCAGCCCGCGGGCCTTCGTCGGCATCGATTATCATAGCCGTCCCTATGTCCGGCAGGCGGAAGCCCGCGGCGAGGGCAGCCATTTCGCGATCGGCAGCGTCAGCCAGCGCCCCGGCCTGTATCTCGCCGCGCGGACCGCGACCGGCGGCGTCACCGTCATCAAGCTGGAGTTCGACCGGATCGAACGGGCCTGGGCGCGCAGCGGCGGGATCAGCTTCGTGCAGGACGCCCGGCAGCGCATCCTCGTCACCAGCCGCCCCGGCTGGCGCTTCGCCACCGTGACGCGGGCAACGGCGCCGGCGGCCGGCACGGTGGCGCTGGTGCCGCTCGGCGACGGCCGCGTGCGGATCGGCGGTGCGCCGGCGTCCTACGTCGCGCAGATGGTGCCGGTCAGCCAGCCGGGCTGGCAATTGGTGCAGATGCGACCCGTCGATCGCGCGGTCGCGGCGGCGCGGCTGTTCGCCGCGGCGGCGGCGGGGGCGAGCGTCCTCGCGCTCGGCGTCATCGCCTGGGCCATGCGCCAGCGTGTGCTGGCGACGCGTCGCCGCACCGCCGAGCTGGAGGCGGCGGTTGCCGAGCGCACCGCCGACCTGCGTCGCGAGGCCGCCGAGCGCGCGCTGTCCGATGCGCGCGGCGCCGAATTGCGCGAGGCGCTGCGCCAGGCCAACCGGCTCGCATCGCTCGGCCAGATCACCGCCAGCGTCGCGCACGAGACCGCGCAGCCGGTCGCGGCGATCCGCACCTATGCCGAAACCAGTCGCATGCTGCTCGACCGCGACGAGCCCGACGAGGTGCGTGCCAATCTCCGCACGATCGCGCAGCTCGCCGACCGGGTCGGCGTGGTGACCGCGCAGCTTCGCGCCTTTTCGCGCCGCCAGACCGACGAACTCCGCCCGGTTTCGCTCGCCGAGGTGATCGACGGCGCGCTGCTGATCGTGCGCGAACAGCTAAGGGATGCGGTGCTCGACCGGCCTGCGATCGATCCGGCGCTGAGGGTGGTCGGCGGCAAGGTCCGCCTCGAACAGGTGCTGGTCAATCTCGTCCAGAACGCGCTCGACGCACTCGCCGGCCGCGCCGAGCGGCGCATCACGCTGACCCTGGTCGAGGAGGAGTCGCGCGTCCGGCTCCGCGTCGCGGATACCGGGCCGGGCATCGATCCGGCGATCGCCGCCGGCCTGTTCAAGCCGTTCAACACCAGCCGCGCAGCGGGTCTCGGTCTCGGCCTCGTCATCGCGCAGGATATCATGACCGACCTCGGCGGCTGGCTGCATCATCTGCCCGCGCCGGGCGGGGCGGTGTTCGAGATCGGGATGCGGCGGGCATGA
- a CDS encoding SDR family oxidoreductase, translating to MTDTTRRTFVAGAALAAGTAATATAAAAAQAGGSAAATTPAAAAYPKPPYPVQRQPWPGLASKMTPRPDHGETSYKGSGKLAGKKALITGGDSGIGRAAAIAYAREGADVAINYLPAEEPDAREVVALIRAEGRKAVAIPGDLRDERFCRKLVQQAAEQLGGLDILVNNAARQQTRPGIADISSQDFDDTMKTNVYAPFWLTKAAVERMGAGAVIVNTSSEQAGNPSPDIVDYALTRAAVLNFTKSMAKQLASRGIRVNAVAPGPFWTPLQVSGGATPDKLKSFGGDSPLARAGQPAEIAGLYVAAADPALSYSTGQIFGSTGGNGQPA from the coding sequence ATGACCGATACCACACGCCGCACCTTCGTGGCGGGGGCAGCGCTGGCTGCCGGCACCGCCGCCACCGCCACTGCCGCCGCCGCCGCCCAGGCCGGCGGCAGCGCCGCCGCCACGACGCCCGCCGCCGCGGCTTACCCCAAGCCGCCCTATCCGGTGCAGCGCCAGCCCTGGCCCGGCCTCGCCAGCAAGATGACGCCGCGCCCCGATCATGGCGAGACGAGCTACAAGGGATCGGGCAAGCTCGCCGGCAAGAAGGCCCTGATCACCGGCGGCGACAGCGGCATCGGCCGCGCTGCGGCGATCGCCTACGCCCGCGAAGGCGCCGACGTCGCGATCAACTATCTGCCCGCGGAGGAGCCCGATGCGCGCGAGGTCGTCGCGCTGATCCGGGCGGAGGGTCGCAAGGCGGTCGCCATCCCCGGCGATCTGCGCGACGAACGCTTCTGCCGCAAGCTGGTGCAGCAGGCGGCCGAGCAGCTCGGCGGGCTCGACATCCTCGTCAACAACGCCGCGCGGCAGCAGACCCGCCCCGGCATCGCCGATATCTCCAGCCAGGATTTCGACGATACGATGAAGACCAACGTCTATGCGCCCTTCTGGCTGACCAAGGCGGCGGTCGAGCGGATGGGCGCGGGTGCGGTGATCGTCAACACCTCGTCCGAGCAAGCGGGCAACCCCTCGCCCGACATCGTCGATTATGCGCTGACCCGCGCTGCGGTGCTCAACTTCACCAAAAGCATGGCCAAGCAACTCGCCAGCCGCGGCATCCGCGTCAACGCAGTGGCGCCGGGGCCGTTCTGGACGCCGTTGCAGGTGAGCGGCGGCGCGACGCCCGACAAGCTCAAGAGCTTCGGCGGCGATTCGCCGCTGGCGCGTGCGGGGCAGCCCGCTGAAATTGCCGGCCTCTACGTCGCCGCCGCCGATCCGGCGCTGAGCTATTCGACCGGCCAGATCTTCGGCTCGACCGGCGGCAACGGCCAGCCGGCGTAA